TAATACACCCGGGGTCACAGTTCACAGGAACAAGCCTGTTCTTCTATTACAGTACATACAGTATGTGTCGTCTGTTACTGTTATCATTTCATACCAAAAAAAGGTTTTACTGTATAGCGTATATGTACTGAATGTGCATACATAGCATATGTATTAATGAAAATACATGTACATGTTAGTTCTGTGATAAACTTTTACAGCCAATCACTATGCCCTGCACACTAACAATGTAACATCAagtagtgttttccattcattacagtgtaGAATGCTATTAGTTTGATATTTATGTGTAGACTTTTGATGTAAAAATAGCATGTTGTCCGTCACCTTCGGCTCTGGAAGTTTTGCCCAAATGAGCCATAGTTTCAGAAACTGTGTCCAAGCATTGGGGAAAAACTGTAATCAGTGATGCAGATGTCACTGTTGGACCAGTAGGTAGCCAGAGGCAACAACAGCTTTATTTTCTCCCACTTACTGTGAAGAGCAGGCTTGGCAATTTTGTATGTGAAGTCACTGAGGTCAGCGAATCAACAGAAATGTCACAGGCATTGCATCATTTGCAGATTTATAATGAAGGGAGGCACTGGTGAACTTCAGCTAGATTTAACCATGTTCAGCTAGAAGGGGACTAGTTAAATAatcacaagaaaaacaaaatataaatgttataaAAGCTAATAGTAGTCTTGTCTTTGAACTGAGAGGGTAGGTGGGTTTGTATTGTTCGGTAGTTCCAGTAGTTTCCTCCCAAACACAAGCGTCAGCTGGGACGTGACTTCCACTCAGTGGGCAACTTTTCTGTTACTGCTGCCCTGCTTCAACCCCATGTCACAAGTCACTTTTGTGTGACAAGTTGCTAGGGAATGACGGGCGAAAGTGAGTCGTGGTAGCTCGCATAAATCCCACAGCTGTCAGACTTTCCCCTAAAGAGACGCCACGTGGCCCATGCAGCTGTTTTGCTGAAATCTTACATTCAATAGTACAGAATGCCAAAGCCATTTGTAACTGCAGGACAAAAGGTGATGAGTAGAACATGTCAGGACTAGTGGGAAAACATGGGAAATGTCACATAGACTCACTTCCATTCACATAAACAACATGCACAGCTGATGGCCAAGGTGTCATCTCTTCAACAGATGAAACAGTTGTATCTGTTCAGCAGAAATATAAGCAGTGAATCCTTGTTACCCCAGCACAGTCCACTAATTATCCACAATTTGGGCCACGAATTAAATGTGGAGATGTGTCTTCAGGGATGCATGCAGTGACTCACAATTTGGTACTAACCTGATAACCTCAGAAATTCAGAAGAAAACATATATCTTTATTAATCACAACACAATGgtatttgtttttttggggtttttttttgcaatgTTACAGATATTTGACTGGCTCAAGATGAAATTTGCCTATGCAGTCAAGATGATTTTAATACAGTATTTGAGTACCAACCCCATCAATTGCATCAGATATTAAGTGATTATTTCCTAATAAAAGTACGTTAACTGGTTGTTACTGTGGTAGCTTGAAATACATTAACTCTGTTTTCATGACTGACGACTATGCTATATTTCATTTTAAACTATGAAAAAGTCAATGAGTAATATTAAACATAGGTGTAAATATGACAGCAGTTATTTTTAGGGCATGGAAATTCTCCATGCATCACGATGAACCCTGTGGCCCCACCAATGACTCATCTTGGTGTGCAGCACCTCTGCTCATAGAGGAATAGGATCTAAAGGGTGGGGGCAAAagataaaacaacttgtttggttaTTCATCCACAGCAGTTCTAAACATATTCAGGTATACCGCCAGGTTGTCATGACAACTGCAAAATGCGGCCGTGAAGGGAATAGGTCAAATGTCAAAAGAGCTAATACATTTGCAGTGACCATGTCAGTGCTAGCGATTTGTGCATGGGTAATCCCATCTGTTATGTCCTGGTCTAAAGCAGGGGACCAAGACAGAAATGAAGTGCATCTTAGCTGCCAGACTCAAACACTGACAAGTCTCGACTTCAAGCCCAGTTTAATTTCAGTAGCATCATTATGAGTACATGACATTGGAGTGCCCCAAAGCCagaaataacaaacaaaacaatcaaGCAACAGAGCAAACAGAACAAACAGATGCCACATGAAACCAACATAAAAATCTAAAACATACTCCAACTCCACTAAACCAAAGCAATAAAGAACCTATCAAACAAAAGAATGTGTGGATCACTCCAGTTCAAACAAGCAGTGAACATTTAACTACTTAGATAACAGCACGAGGGAAGAGTCACGTTTCTAATGAGCAGATACACATAAATGGATATTCCAAAATGAGCTAGCCTGCTCAGCTGGCATAACTGCTTTGATTCCTTTCTCCCATTTAAACCAGTCTAAATGTTGCTTTAAATGTTAAAATAGATGGTGTTTTTGAATGTTCAAATAGATGGTGATGTTAAGCCCATGGACACCATCAATGTTTTAAGTGGGTCGGACAAATCAATCATCCAATTGCCAGCACACCTGAATCGTCAGAGACACACaggtgcatgcatgcacacacacacacacacacacacacacacacacacacacacacacacacacacacacacacacacacacacacaaacacccacacacacacccatagacACCCCCATACAGCCAGGACAGgcacaaaaaaaacaccataaCATTACAGAAATATTACAgaaatatattaattattagTTTGCTTATAATTAAGTTTGTGGATAAAATATCAATTACATCACAGATGCATCAGCAGAAAAACAACACACCACTGGAATAAGCCTTCATAAATGGATCGGGACATTCAGTGTAGATGCAGTGACTCAGTATTGACTTAAGCACCCTCTGTATCGCAGAATTAAATCTCTGAATTAAATACATGAGCCTGGTCTTCATTATGCATCAATATTAGTATGAATTAAAACCATCCCTCCTCTAACAGTAAAACATCACCAAACTGGACCTCGATCacagaagagaaacagagaaagcaTGAAACGAATATGATGTTAATTTCCCTTTTAACTAGAGTTCAGATTCAGATGAGACCTTCCCAGTATCTAACCAAAGCACTGACATCTATTCATTCTGGTTGGTGACTCTGTAAtgtttcttcttcctcctcatcaaTGTATCTTTTTTCACACTTTTTTCTCTCCATTTCCCCCATGTTCCCCCACTAGACATGTTTAGGTCTAGCCAAGTTAAAATCAGGCTATATTCACTGATGGGAGAGACTGTAGCCAGACCTTAGAACATCTCAAGGAAACCAGAGTTGTCTTGGCACAGTCACACAAAGCACAATTACAGCCCTAGCTGATGTAGTTCACATGTGCATCCTTGCCTTTTAGCAAGTTTTTCAGGAACAGACAATAACATAAAAATAGGAGCCATGGCATAGTCAAGGGTCTTAGAAGAACTGCTCTTAGTAAGGCTCGACAAACACTTTTAATAAGCAGCAGTACAGAAACATATTACTGCTTAATTATGGTGTCTTAACATGCATCAATTTGCATAATGTTTATGAAATTGAAATTGAAATTCCCATAATTTACATATCAATAACAAATTCAAAGAGTAGTAATCTTATTTTATTTAAGGACAATGTCAGGGACTCTCTGCTGCCTGTCCAAACTGGTCCTGACTACAGGCCTCTGTACATAATCCTGCAGCATTCATTCACAGTTCCAGCTCATCTTACTCCTCTCTTCCCTgtgctttctctttctccctctctctacattATGGAACAAGTAAAACCACAGCATTCTTTAAGCAGAGTGAGGCCAGTCTTGGTGACGGTCGGAGAAGATGTCTGCTTTACCCTGAAGGTTGTTCTTCTGTACTGAGTAGAACCTGAGAAATAGAGTGAGTGAACGATAgataggggagagagagagagagatctttaAAGGTCAGTGATCCACTTAAACACTTAAGAGTACCTGGAATGGAATGTTTGTGCTTCTCTCCAGTTTTAGTTTTTTAGCCAAATAGTATTAATAGAATAAACAGGTAGCTGAACTTCCTATCGAACTTTATATCTTCAAACATTCTGGTGAACCTCTCAAAGACGAAAATTGTAAATGTGTGCCCTTCGtattccaaaaaaaaaatatcacacaatcaaaaataaagaaagaaaacctAAGCAAATAAATCCAAGTCAGAGAGCAAGTGTTAACTAGTTTATATTCAGAAGAATAATGAGTCTTCAAATAGCTTAATGCTATGAGTCAAATAGTTCACGATACAATAGCTGGGCTGAGCAGCCTGGAGAGTGTAACAATGACCTGCTTGTTTGGACAGAAGAATAGATGTTGAAGGAGATGCAGAAGAGACAACAGAGGGAATATGCTTCATAGTTAGTAACCAAATCTCATATTTTCACAACACGATGTGACCTCATCTGTCAACATATTCTTAAGCTTCACATAATTATAGCTCAGTATGTGTTATGATAGAAGATGTACTATACCATGATATTTTAAGTTACTTCACATTTACGTTAAACGTTAAGTAATAACGTTAAATGTTTATCAGCGACACCACTCGTGGAACCAGAGTTTAAGTTTTTGCTCAGGCTGAAGTCACTGTGCTTAGAACTTCAGGGACTAATCTAATTTCAGTACAATGTCCTAAACCTAGCACAGTGTCAGAATTTAGTGATGCCACCAGCATTAGGAAATGCAGCATTTACAGAGGGTAATAGAAGAGCAGCTTTTATAATATGGACCTACGGTTCTTGGTGTAGCTTGTGGGAAATTTCTTCTGTAGGAAATCTTCCATTTCCTtgtcttcctccttctctctgtgtgGAGACAGAATCGGGTGCTTTATTAACAAATCCACAGACATATGTGCACATATATAAACAAAGGTAAGggcacacaaatacatacacacacacaaccattaaATATCTATGTATGtattggggagagagagagagagagagagagagagagagagagagagagagagagagagagaaatcctTTTGAAGGTAAAGATATATCACATATGCCCTTTGCACTTCCATTCCAACTCGACAAGAAGTCTTTAAATTATTGAAAGCCTCTGGCATCTCCAAGTCCTTCTGCCTTTTCCTCTCTGCCACTCATCTCTTCACATGAGTTACTAACATGCATTTACAGGCAGGGAAGAAATTGACCTCCATTAAAAAACAGTGTGAGTATCGGATTTGTAGTTTTTTACGTGTGTGacacagcacacatgcacacgttaGCCATGGGCCTTCAAGGAAGTTCTAAAGGAAACTGTTAACACACAGGGGTAATCATGGAACAAGAAGAAATTCTAGAATGAATGGATATATGGTTAACCtagcaataaaaaaataatggtaGGCTTTATACTTCACCAAGGCAAGGTAAGTTTATGTGTACAGCACCATTCATACGCAATAGCAATTCAAAGCATTTTACACATATTACTGTTAGGATAAGCCATCCCTCTTTCTCCAGAGCCCTCATCAGGCGGTTGAGTTGTCCATGGGGCTGTTTGTTTACATTTCTTTTGTGTTACACTTGCTTGTCTGCTTTGGTTCTGTGGCACGTCCGATACTCAGGTGGTGCGTGTCACGCCTCATTGGCCGCTGTGGCGGAAATGTGATGATTTCTAACACACCGCACCACCTGTTATGTTCTTATGTTGTCTTCTTTATAAGCCCCCTTTTTGTTTGCATGACCCTTTGCCAGTCACTGTATGTTATGTTGCTTTTCTTTTGTTCATGCAAAAAGTCACAAGTAAAAGGtgaatgaaaataaataaatacattaagaaATTAAACTGCTCTACAGTGCTAGAGTTAAGAGCTAAAATAAACTGTAAGATGCTGTTAAGATAAATGTTCATTATAATGTGCCCCTCAGGAGAATGACCAGCAATCCTTTATTCCTTCTGCTATCAGACGTCTGCCATTGCTTATGCTATCAGGCTAACAACAACAGTCGTTTTAAATTATTGATACGGCTGCTTGTGGTTCTCTTGTATTGCCTTTGCACTGACCCATACATGTTGCTTTGGTAAGTCTGACATATGACTGCTGAGTGTTGATGCTATGTGTAACCCGGGTATAAACAAATTTGTGCAAGCCTTTTGCCAAAACTTAAAATATACAAGTACTTAACCTCAGCCATCtataaatgttttaaacatttaGGTAAATTGCTGGAGTGTGCAAGCACATCAGTAGATTTTTCCTGAAAATCTAGAGGCCTGATGAGCTTGCAGCAAAAACCTAACAAGCTACTAACTCTGACTCAGCTTTATAATCTACCTAATTTATTCATATAACCAATAGAAAGAACTTTCCTGGTCTTTCATGGTCCAATCTATCCATTTGTACCTTTTCACATTTTTACATGAAGGAGTCCAAACTCGGTCCACTCTAAGAAGTAAGATTGATGATGCACTTTTGAAACAACTGTAAGAACAGCAATTTAGTTGATAAAACTGATCCTCTTCTGTACACATTTGCACTACTCTATGGTGGGGAAAAAATATGTTAGTATCACACAACATTTGGATGTACAAACCAGCTGTACACTAAATAGATTTTTTATACAGTAGGGTGCACTTTGCAAACCATATATCTGCAGAAAATCCCCACCTGTCTGCAATGACACCTTCCCAAAGGTCTGAAACGTTCTGTTTCTCACTTGCTCTCATTTTCTCCAACCGCTCCCTGTCTCGCCAACTTCTCATtctgcctttctgtctctccaatctcactctctgtctctctctgactctgtcaTTCTGTCTCCACTTCTATCCCTTTTCACCTGTTAATCAAATCAATCTTTGTTTTTCCAGAACCACAGCGCGATTGTCAGCATGCGTTACATGAAGAGGTGTGTGaagattgtgtgtgtctgtgtgtgtgtggtaatcaGAGTGAATTGGCACATTAATGGCACTGAGTGGAAAGCAATTGGATTGTGATGTCATGAGAGGGAATGTGAATCTCATGCACATCTCACCGGGCACGATTCCTCAATCAGCTCGTGGCCTGAAAGTCAAGCTAGCTGGCCATCCAGACAATCCACTCAATAACCTGTTTGTGGTGGAAATAAAAGCCGAGTTCCACTGCACCAACCTCAGCCTCTCAAACTCCACGTCATCCACCAGAAAGTCCCGAGTCTCCACCAGCTTATGGATCTGTTGGAGCAGCTCCTCCTCCCGCTGGCGGGCATCATTGGACTTGTCCTTATCTGCCCAGCCGTAAACACAGCCAACATATATAGACAGTGTAGACATTCATAGTGAGAATTTATTGAGCTTTGGCAATTCTAACATCTGTCTCAACTTATTTGGAATTTTAGTTCACCCAGAAAGGaaataaagagaaagacagatttCAGTCTGTCCCATTGCCTATTCATGTGAAAATCAGGGATGGTGCTGCACCAATGTGCTGGTACAGGCATATTAGGAACAGGTAAATTTTTTCGGGCTCAATGCTTCAATGATGTAAATGTGAGATTTCTCATAGATCAAAGAATGCACCGTGTCTGCACCACTGGATATCAACAGATTTTAGTCTGGCTGAAAAGTAGGTCATGCAGTAAATACTTCAGTTGTTTTGATGCATGACTTCCATATTGAGATGGAAATTACTGCTATTCACTGTAAATGGGTCCAAGCTCTGTATGTGCACTCAAATAATGAGACAATAGCTTGAAAGAGAAAACATGTTTAAAATATGATTCTTTTGTCTCCTAGTAAACCAAAGACTTAAGCCAAATTGGAAAGTCACAGAAATGTGCTAACCTGACAAATGGAATAAATCTAATATGCAATAACATCACAAAGCTCATAGAGAAATGGATAATAATCAGTTCATTGAAGGACAGCAACTTTTATTGACATATTTTGCAAACACTCAGCATATACGATTTAGACTGAACACTATAGAAGAGATTCTTCAAACATTTCTTCCAAAACTACTTTTTAAACATCTTAGGACCTGCAACAAAACCATCTGTATCTACTCTAAGGCTAAGTGTGAAAGTGATAAAGGTCctacctggaattgacaccaatGTCTGGAGTTCATTTTTAAGCTTGGTGATCTCCTTACACAGCTGGATATCATCCATCCTGAAGAACATACAAAGCAgataaggggagagaggaccagAAGACAGGAAGGCTGCCAAGGGCACAACTCATTTCACTGCTGCGAACCAAACGCTTCAGGCACAGAATTACATTTTCTGATATTGTATTTTTTGTCATACAACTATATTTTTAGAAAAAATATTTCCCCTTAAGCTATAACAGGAACGCATTAAAAAATTTAATCTGTACTCATAAATTTTATATACATTTGCCCTATTTATCATGGCATTTAGTGACATATTTCAATGATAAATTAacacatgtacttctttgtctTCTTTGGGTACATTCTAAAATCCCCTATTGTTATTTATTGTTTAAATAAGCATTTTAGGAAAAGTTATAATGGACCAGGTATCATGATTTTAAGTCTAACATTATCTACCCCATGAAAAGCTTTGTTAACAATGCCTCCACCACTTCCTATGCTTGCTTCAAAGAAAATCACAACACAAAGGCAGTGGTAAATTTAATTGAATTTCAAaagtactatatatatatatatatatatatagctttgGTCTAAATAACAGCATTTAATAGCACTGGGTATTCTTGTGCTAGCTGTGCTAGGCAGAGGCTACATTTATTAAACATACCCAAACCCTCCTGTGCTCTTCATTGGCATGGGTCTGAGTCACTGCCTGCTTTCACATCAGTTCTCACATGCAGCCTGGTTCTCTGAAGCAACACATGAGTCTGCTGTGTATATTTGCACACGCAATTATTCTCCAATTATGGCCAATTTAATCTCATATAAGTGAAAGCATCACAAAAGCAGtctttaaataaaaacaaaatgttgCATTATTTACAGCcaattataatataatacaagtaTATTACATTGGGACAATGCTTCCTTGTTGTTTATCATTTTGACACTATAGGCTGAACATTTGCCAATGAGTCTTTTCTCTCTAAAGGCAGAAATCTATTATGCCAAACAtgaccttcaaaaacactgcatcatccaggctgcagagagaactGTAGAAGCAAACCTGCCCAGGTTTTTATGATGCCCTGGACATCACGCCGATTCCACTTTGGCCCCTCATGGAAGTGCTTCAGTCACACGAAGGTCAGAACTAAGAGGTGCAATACCATTACTCTCATGAAGAATTAACATGCATAATGTGGTTTTTATTATGCCACCTTGCACCTCTATTTTTAATCCTGTATCTATTACTTAGCTCGCTGCTGTGTTATGCACGCCAAACTTTTTTGAGTTTGAATGTCTACACAAGGATGCGTGCATCCCACatggatgtatgtatgcatgGAAGATGGAATGGATGTTTATGTGATTACAAATGCTGTTGTTTATCACAAGATAATGTGTAGCCAAAGACAAATGTCAAATTTAACAACTGCGGTTTCTGAATGTCAGTGCTTTCTGGATGCAGTTCCCTCACGATTGTGAATCTAGATTGTGGCCTATTACCAGGTAGCCTTATTTTGGTAACCAATCAGCATGAAGCACACTGGAATAAGAGGAGGACCTAATATGCCATTCTAGATTCTATTATTATGTTCTTATACTCTATTGAGAACCCATCTCATGGTTTGTAAGTCCTGTACATGGTAATTGAGAGCTCATTGGCTTCTGTCACTCATGGTCATGGGACTCTGGCTCCTTCTGGCTGATAAAAACAACTGATCAGTTTGAATAAGCACCGTGGGGAGTCACACTACATGATTGATGGTCTTGTGAGACGTTTGCGGGATTATAAAAATGTACGTTATGACTCACTGAATAATCACAGGGAAAGTTCTGATTCCCGTGTAAGATTCTTGCCCTCTCTCCATGAACACATTCCCTGCCTCCATATAAATGTGCAGCTGATCACAATGCATGCACATTAAAGCTCTACTGGTTACATTACTGCAGATTACAGAGCTCTTCTTACTGAATAACAAATGAATATAACCTGAGCCAAGCCTAACCTTGAAATGTAATGTGGCAAGTGCAAATGCGGTTATATTAGACAGAACAGGCATGTTCTGTCTTTTCTTTAATAAGGTGAAAAGGAAAATGATATCAGACTCATTCACACAGTAGGTGAGATTTCTGGCGTTGTCCTGTTTCCACAGGTCAGACATTTTCTTAACACTTCACATGGCGGTAATATGAACATGAGTGAATGGAATTATGACATCACTGATGGCCCAGAtaccacacaaccacaacaacacAGCAGCTAAAGAGTTTCtcactcttatacacacacataagaaTGTAACAATACAGCAAGTCAGGATACTGCTGTGCTGGTGATTCAAGGCGGTAAGTAAATTGATTATATTTTTGGCATTTTTTATGACTCTTATGCATCATGATACCaagcctgggtgtaacattGGACAACGAgtctcaacacatgtttcaaaactaatcagatcctgcagatttctcctctgcaacatacggagaatacgacccttcctttcacaggaagctactc
The nucleotide sequence above comes from Brachyhypopomus gauderio isolate BG-103 unplaced genomic scaffold, BGAUD_0.2 sc63, whole genome shotgun sequence. Encoded proteins:
- the LOC143489510 gene encoding bMERB domain-containing protein 1, with amino-acid sequence MEKERGFQKQYGSLERMESAEHAAKTDEEGVVSMADSTITVDDIEGELFKIERIREVLVRRESELRYMMDDIQLCKEITKLKNELQTLVSIPDKDKSNDARQREEELLQQIHKLVETRDFLVDDVEFERLREKEEDKEMEDFLQKKFPTSYTKNRSTQYRRTTFRVKQTSSPTVTKTGLTLLKECCGFTCSIM